TGAGAGGCCTGCTCCTTCCTCAAAAGGCAGGGGAACTCAGACggggtgctggtgggcgggggtgggggtgtgtgtcaGTCTCCTCGGGTTGCTGGCTTAGGTTCCTTGGGCTGGTTAACAAAATGCCATTGTCTGGGGGCTGATGTGAAAGCTATTTATTTCCCCCTGTCCTGGAGACCAGacgtctgaggtcaaggtgtcccagggccgcgctccctccggaggctccaggggagggtccttcctgcctcctgcctcttccagcttctgggggctccaggcgtccatccctgggctggtggccgcctccctcccgtctctgcctccgtctccacgtggcgtctcctctgtgtctgcgtctctcctcttctgtctcttctgaggTCACTGTCCTTGGatgcagggccacctcctccaggaggacctcCTCTCAGGTCCTTCACATCATCCTATCTGCAGAGACCCCGTTTCCAAATAAGGTTCCCTTGGCAGGTTCTGGGCTGAATTATGTCCCCCAAATGCACACGTTAAAGGCCTGGGTATTGAGGTGGTTTCCTGGGGGCGGCAGGAATGAAGGACCACAAACCAGGGAGCTGAAAGCAAAGACTGTCATCCTCTCTGAATCCTGGAGACCAGacgtctgaggtcaaggtgtcccaGAGCCTTAAAGGggtttcccttgtaactaactctttgctcttcccttgctgcctttagaaccATCTCTTTACCTTTAAACTTTGGCCATCTCAATGATAGTGtctcttggtgtgggtctgtttgggttcttcttgctGGGGAACCCTCTGTGCTTCGTGTACTTGGAGATCTGATTCCTTCTCTAGGTTTGGGAAGTTCGGTGCAATTCGTAAATGCACTGACCCTTCACGCGCCAGGACACCGTCTATTTTGGTGAACCATCCATTCGTACTTGCTAAAAATGCCCATCCTCCCGTTACTGGTTAGAACGTCCCAACAGTATCAGTTAGGTCAAATCATGGATGTTTTTGTTCAGGTCCTGCAGCGCTGGCAGGTTTTCTAAGTATTTGCTTTGTCAGTAAGCGGGGGTGGAGGCGGGTGGCGGTGATGCTGGGGTCCCGTGTTCTGAAGCTCATCTTTGGGAGCATATTATTAGGGCGAATTGGCCACTTTGTCACTTAAAACGGTCCTTTCTTGACCTTGGAAATATGCCTCGTCCTGAAGTATTGTTTGTATCTTATTAACATAAGCAATCTCAGATTTTGTAAGACCAGAGTTTGCATAAAACTTGCTTTCCTATTAGTAACATTTAAACTCTATTTAAATAAAGTATCTTCccagggagggtggagctcagcggcagagcgtgtgctcagcatgcacgaggtcctgggttccatccccaggccctccatttaaaaaaagtaaataaataaacctaatttcccactcccccccccaaaaaaaaaacaacagtaaagTATCTTTCTTGTAGTTCTGTTAATCTAGTCGGACAAACTCTCCTTTTCCTTGGAGCGTTTAGGCCATTTGCGCGTGATGCAATTATTAATAGGACCGAGTTTCATCCTACCCCTTTgctatttgttcattttaaactttttttttaattttacttttttcagcaggtactggggattgaacccaggaccttgttcacgTCAGGCATGCATCTACCACTAGAGCTGTACCCTTTCCCATTGTTGTTTTAAACAATTATCTTTTTAAGACATTAAAAACGAGACTGTTTCATATCTTTGCCTGAGTTTTACTATTGTTGGTCTGCTTCTGCTGTGACTCCAGAACTGCCTCCACATTCCTTCGTGTGGATCTGAGTTTCCGTCGGTATGTTTTCCCTTCCTTTAACTTTTCTCGTAGACCTAgtcttctggggaaaaaaaaaaaattctttcacttTTTGTGGCTATAAAGAGTCTCGATTTCCCCGTCCATTCAACGCTAAGATTTACCTGTTCCTATTCTACGTTTCCGGCGgtgtttcttgttttcttccaGCATTTAGAGAAGTCATTCTCTTATCTTCTGGGTCCCACTGGTTGCAAAGAGAAATCAACAgaaattcttatctttgttctctGATAGTTGTGTCTTTTTCCGTTGGTTCTTAAGATTTTCTtgataccactttttttttttttagccatttgACTATGATGTTGCTTAGagtttctgtttgtttatctgtGTGGTTTTGCAACCTGGACATTGTAGGTTCTACCTCTGGAAGTTCTGTTCACTTCTTCTGCTAGAGCTGCCATTCCTCAGTCCATAGtgttcatgttttcctttaaatcttCGGACAGATTTAATAATGGCTGTTTGAACAGACGTCTCTGTTCATTTCATAACCTGTCATTTTGGGGACAATGTCTGCACCCTGATAGGTCTTCTGGTCAGAGGCAGTATATTCCTGCTTCTCTGGGtatctggtgattttttttattgggtgCTGATTATTGTAAATGATGTGTTGGGGAGTGTCTGCCGTTGTGGGCTTCCTTAAAGACGGTGAGTTTTGTTTCAGCAGGCCGTTACTTTATCGATGGGTCATCTTGTTTTGATGTTTTGCAGGCTGAGTCACCTTTATGTCTTTCCTCCCTGATGACAAAGCTGTGATCCTTCTGGGGTCTTTGCTACCTGCTCTGGGTGTTGAGTCTCTACCTTGTCTGTGTGGACCTTGAATGTCCCTCCACCTCCAGATAAACCCTCAGAATTGCCCCGTTTGCATCTCCATAGTAGCTTcttcccagtctttttttttttttttttttttctttttggaatctTGTTGTATTGCCTCTTATCCAATGTCTGGAAATAGTTGATTTATGTATTTTGCCCAGTTTTCTAGGTGCTTATGGTGAGAGGTAAATCTGAGAATCGTGACTTTATCATGACTACAAGAGTACGTCCCAGCATCTATAGACTTTTAAAAGCTCTCAGGTTGAGAACACCACCCCCACATTCTGTTAGAATACGGGTGGGTCATGAGTACATCGCGGTAAACACGCTTATGTGTACTGGCTTTCATTTTGTTGCATTTTGTCTTTacagatttgccttttcttttcttttttttttccagtaaaggtTTTTATTTGTAAGCATGACTTAACTGGGTGAAAAGTAACCAATCTGAAAGAACATAGGTAGACTTCATGGAATAATTAGTGACAGAAAACTCTCTTGTTCTATCATTTacctacatacatatgtacatgtataatcATAATACATAatcaataattatatattatactatataatgatctataatttatattaaatgatcaaattatttaaaatttgttaacatttaaaacaattaagaatttaaaacaaaattataaatttataaaaattaaaaataaagtaaaatgtaataaaactaTGCTAAAGCTAATATTTTCTACTGCATCTGTCAAATCTCTTTTAATGATATTTACTGTTGTTTTGGAAGAAGAGACTATACATTTTGAGGCATAAGCATccattaaaaattctgttttcactTATAAGAGGTTTCCCTAGCTGAAttactttttgaggaataaattATCTTTCTAGGTGGGGAGGCAGTGATGCCAGGAATGAAGATAACCCTGTGGTTCGGTCTTGCTTAATCAAAGTAACCTTGTTGGTCTTAACGGATCACAGTGCTTATGGCTTATAAGCAGTCGTTTCCCTAAATCGTCCAAATGAGGGTTGACAGATAAAACCTGAAGTGTCTGATGGAGCTTGAAAGCTTCAAGTTACTGGCCACGACGTGACTGAGTAGCTCTTTTTCCTTCATGAGGACAGTCACTGATCCAAGACGTTGAATCCTTTGGCCCGCGAAGACCGACCTCCTTCCCCACCGACAGCGTGCTTGGGTTACGCTTCACAATGTATTTAGATGCAAGCCCTCCGGGTGACTTTTCCCCGACAATCTGAGAACCGGCCAAACAATCTGTGAGCTCTGTTAGAACATGAATATCGCCGTGTAACGAGCGTGCCTCATAATTTATGAAAATCCGTATTCTATTGTagatagtgattcatatatatttatatattgtataaaAACATACGTTCTGTTGCGACTGGCAAACCACGGCAACATCTCAGTCTGTGGAGGAGATTTTGAGTCACCTCTTTAAGCCTGAATTGGTTCTCAGTGAAAATGGTAAAGCTCACACCGACAGGGACAGTGCAAGTGACCTGCTCCTCTGACTGTTGCCCCCCATCCTTGGGAGGCTGAGCTGGTGAGATCAAGAAGTTGCGATGCGTTCCTGGCCTCCGGCAGCTGCTGGCAACCGCTTGTCCGCGGAGAACTGGACTTGCCCCGGGCGCCGGCTAACTCGGCGGGAAAGGAGGTTCCCGTGGGGACCCTGCCTTAAGCACCGTGTGTATCTTTCCTAACACAAACCTTATCAACATTTCAGATCCAGACCCAGTGATTAAGAACTTAAGGATGGATCCAGAGAGAAAAAGGATGAGCTGGGACCTCCACGGAAATGTTTCCCAAATTTGGTGCTTTGTGAATTCAAGACGTGCCCATAAGGTAAAGCATCTTCCCCGTACTTTGCACACCAGACGCAGTCTCAGGAACCTGAGACCAGCAAAGCCTGAAGGCCACGTGCATGTCCGGAgtcagagacctgggttctagtcctggGCTCAGCTGTGGAATGTGGGGTCTTTTATGCGCACCGTGGCTGAAGGCTCCTTATTTGGAAGATGTCTGAGGTGGTACCCACTGGAGAGGGCAGGGGTGACAGGAGCTGACACATCGGGGTAGAGAACCCAGCCCCGCTGGCAAACACTGGCCCCACCACTCCCGCCAGCGCCTGCCCCACTCAGGCCCCCTAGGGTATCGGAGGGTTCACGGGTGTGAGAACCAGGACAGGAGCCGCAGGGAGGATTCCGGCCACTGAAAGTGTTTCCTGAGAAGGAAGCACCTGTCAGCTTTCCTGACAAGAGCCTTGGTATCTTCAAATTGCTCTTCGTGAAATACAGTGTAAACCACAGTCCTGTGTTCGTCTGCTCAGGCTGTCGTAACAAAGAACCACAGACcaagggtgggatggggtggggacttAAATAGTAGACTAATTTCTCTCTCCGGGTCCTGGACGCTGGAGTCCGAGGTCAGggtgtgagcagggctggggtctcctgagccctctccccttggcGTGTGGACGGCCggctcctccctgtgtcctcccgTGGGCGTCCCTCTGCGTGTGtctggggcctcatctcctcttcttagaaggacccCAGTCCTCTGGGATCAGGACCCAAGCCCTGTGACTTCACctgacttaattacctccttcaaGGCTCCTTCTCCAAAGACAGTCCCAGTGGGGGGTTGGATTTCAATATATGAGTTTTCAGGGGGACAAAAGTGAACTTGCAACAAACCTCAGTGGGATCTTAATGGAGCTTAGAAAATCAACCCTTAATTGTACCTGCAGCAACCAATCTTGACgaacaaattaggagtttgggattagcagagacACACAACTTTATATAAAGtggataaacaacagggacctaccgtagagcacagggaactatagtcagtatcttgtaataacatatgatggaaaagaatctgagaaaaaagatatatatgtacctgaatcactgtgctgtacgcccgaaactagcacaacactgtaaatcaactggacttcagttaaaaaaaaaaaaggacaagagaaAGATGTCTTTCTTCCCACTGACCCTCAATGTTGTCCTGGTGGGTCTAGCCAGGctaattaggaaaacatttttaaaagtagaaggtTTTTATCAAAAACGCCTATCAGAAAAGAGAAGTAAACCTGTATCTATGTGCAGATGATTCTTACAGAAAATCGTGGTGAAGCCAGTGAGAGTGGACGAGAAccgagggggaggggctggcccagatggtagagtgcatggctagcacgcgtgaggtcctgggttccagccccaggacctccatcTAAAAGAACTAGctgaacaaataaacctaattacctccccttaaaaaacaaaaacaaaaataccccacaaacaaacaaacaacaaaatcaaaaaaaaaaatttttaacattaaaaaacaaacaaacaaaaaagaagatgaaagaaaaaaacaaaaaccccaaagggCGTGCCTGAGGTCAGAGCCAAGGGTATGGGAGAAGtccaggtggaaaggggctggattATGACCCTCATAAAAATTCACCCTGAACTGAACCACAGAGACCAACTCAAGAAAAAGCCGATTCACACAAACTTCAACTGAGTAAATTATTCATGCATCAAAGACCATCTCACAAAATGGAAACAACATGAAGACTCAGTACTGCATACTCTGAGTCCTCCCTTAATATTTTTTTCGGGGGGAGGAGGTCATTAGATctgtttattattaattttcttttagtgGAGCTGCTGgcgatggaacccaggaccccacgcatgctaagcacgcgctctatgCCCGAGGTACAGCCCCGCCTCTGCACTTTTTAATAAATGGCCCCCTTCTGTCTTAGGCACGAAACAACACTTACTGCAAATTTGCTCACATCCCGTGCCAAGCGACCAACTACAGCGTGAGTGTGACCCAGGGGCCACCGTTCTCCGGGTGGATTCAGCACCCTAAGCTGGGTGAGGGGAAACCGCTGTTTGGTGGcgggggggagggcagggggctggcaTTCCGTCCTCGCTCGGTGTCCTGACTATCAAAGTGACGGCTCGTAACTTGGATGGGTCTCCTGGGACGTAGCGGTGTGACTTCAGGGACAGCCCCTGCTTGGAGGGACCCACGTGCAGAAAGGCAGAGCAGAGCGGTGGCTGGCGGGGGCTGTGCTGGTGGCGGGGGCCGGCGGGCTTGGAGGAACTGTGAAGGGCCAGGCGGGGAATGCTTGCTGGGATGCAGCGGTCCTGTGTGGCAAGCGTCTGCATGTTTACGGGGACATGCAACCGTCACAGTAAAATCAGCACGCAAACGTGTCTGTCTGGCTTCTTAGGACTGGGTGAGAATTCACAGGGATCTCAAAGAGgactcctttttttctcccctctcttcttTGCAAGACCAGAAGGGAAGGCCAGGGCGGCGGCAGAGAACCTGACCTGCTGGGTTCACGACGCGGACTTGCTGACGTGCACCTGGGCGGTGGGCAGGGAGGCCCCGCGGGACACGCAGTATCACCTGTACCTGGAGAACCTACAGTAGGGTGTGACCCGGGCGCCCCGCGGGCTCTCCCGGGCACCGGGGCGGCCGCACGGCCGCGGTGACCCTGCCTTCCTCGCCCCAGTTCCTTGCAGAAGTGGCCGTGCTCCCAGTACAGACAGGACGAGTGGGGGACAAACGTCGAGTGTCGTTTCGACGACCTCTCTGTATTGTCCCCGGAGCTGAACCGTTTCTCTGTCAATGGCAGCAGCCGAGAGTCCCCGATCCCCTGCTCTGAAATCACAAAAACATTACACGAAATTGGTGAGTAAGGATGAGACACGTCCTGCACGGGCCGCCCTCTGCTTTGAGATGCTCCTGTGTCAGCTGGGGTGGCTGggacaaaaaaccccaaactgggGCGGAGGGGGCTTCAACAACTCACTCATTTCTCCCAGCGCTGGAGGTGGGGGTCTGAGATCCCGAGGGGGCGGGTCAGCTCCCGGTGAGGCTCGCTTCCTGGCTCACGGAGGCCGCCTCCTCCCCGTGTCCTCACATGATGGAGGGACGGCTCtgtgtctcttcctcctcttctaagGGCAGTAATCTCAccctggggccccaccctcacgACCGCATCTGACCCTACCCACCTCCCGAAGTTCCCGCCTCCCAAACCATCCCCCTGGGGGTCAGGGCCTCAGCGTAGGAACGAGTGCTGGGGGGGCGCAGACATTCAGCCCACAGCAGCTGTGACATCTTCATTGGGCCGGAGGAAGCACTTCCAGAACACACAGCACAGATGGCTCTGTGGATCcgccccggggtggggggtgggccgGATTCACCGAGAggctgggggaaagggagggctCAGGCTCACAGCCCCTCTCCAGGCCCTGCATGAGGACGCCGACTGGTTTGGGGGACACAAAGACCATCTTAGCAAAACTATGTCAGTGTCCTTCTCCTGAAACTAGAACCCCCCACCAAACCAGCACCCCCACCAGCCCGTCCCCACGAGGCAGGGACGCCCGCGAAGGGTCCGGCTCCACCTCCACGAATTGAGAGGCTGGTGcaaaaggggaggaggtgggggcctcTTGCTGCTCTGCCACCTCTCGAGGTGACGTGACTTTGAAGCTGTGGCCTCTCCTACACGAAGCTGTCCCCAGCAGGTGCAGACCCACAGGTCCGGCTCCGCCTGGGACTCAGGGCATCCCCCGGCCCAGCCCCGCCGTCCACATGGGGCATCCATGGAGCGGTTCCCAGTAGGGGGTGAGGGGTGACGGCAGGCAGCcccgggggcgggggcagagggTGTCTGAGAGCCTGGCAGAAAGGCGGGGACGCGGTGGCAGGAGACGTGAGCGCACGTGAGTGGAGGAAGCAGACCTGGGGACCATCTCCCAGTGAGCCTGGACCTGCTGCCCGGGTCCAGGTGCGATGCTGAGCAGACACAGGGCTGGGACAGCCCACAGAAGGGGCAGGAGGGTCCTGGGTAGAGCTGGGCCCCCCTGGAGTGGGGTCTGGGGCAGGTGGGGAAAAGCCGGAGGTGTGTCCCAGTCCGAGTCCGGGGCTGGGGCAGAAGCTGCCACGTGACGTTTTGGGAGCAGAGCTGGCTGGCCAAGGTCGTGGGAGAGGGCTAGGCCCTGGACAGGGCGGGAGCAGGCCAGGCTGCCCGGGGGTCGGGGCTGAGCAGAGTTGGTCGAGGTGGGTGGAGGatggagggacggagggagggagggacagacagGGCAGCTGGACCAGACTCTTCTCCGTCCGGGGACTGGACAGGCCAAGAGGAGAAACAATAGGGCTCTTCTCAGGGAGGCCAGGTGCAGGGCCTGAAGAGACCTCTGGAAGGGTCTCAGGGTGCAGGTGGGGTCTCCGTTTCCCCCTGAGTTTGTAGGTCCATTTTAAAAGTATCTCCAGGAAgaacttttcttttccctttgatgTGTTTTACtcataaaagtgtgtgtgtgtttttctcccccctccccgccctaGAGAGACTGACTGCGCCCACCATCACTAGTGCCTGGTGCAACCAGACCTATTCCATCGTCCAGTGGCAGGTGCGCAGCCACTTCAGGGAGGACTTCGAGTATGAACTTGAAATGCAGCAGGTAAACGGCGTCCGCCCTGAGCATCGCTGCTGCTCTCATGCCCGGGGCTCTGGGGCTTCGCGGGTGGAGAAAACGTGTGAAAGAGAACAGTAAATTAGCTTCACCCAAACCAAAAGCGTCGCTGACGCCGATCAGGAAGTCAGAATGCCTTCGGAAGGACATTCCTCGGGTGGGTTCCCGACGCGTCTGCAGGCGCGTCGGACGTGGAACGCTTGCGCGTCAGCACTCCAGACGAACAGCCCCACAGAAAAAGCGCCAAGGGCTTCACCGGCCACTTGGGGATTCCCAGTGACATGAAGTCCCTGTGAGGTCTGCACCCCAGTCACATGAAATCAGTAGCCCCCCAAATATGGCATGTGAATATCTGTAGCATCTCTGTGTACAATAATGGTCCCCAGTTTCAaccccagggagggaggaataaaatATAGCCGTGCAGTGGCACCCTCCTCCGCCCCGTGAGCCAGGACCAGCCTGGATGGTCCCGTGGGTGCACCTGAACGtattctaaaagaaaagaattgtgaAGGAAAATTGAGAATGAGCTACAGGAAcaggcctgaggtctggggcgCGGGGTGCGGGGAGGAGCAGATTTTATGCTTTGAAGGTGTGGGCTGCTCCATGCACAACATGCCGGAAAAAAGTATTAGTGAAAATGtgcaagtgtgtttgaaaacagtccACCGTAAAAATGACCAGAGCTTCCAGTATTCTCTACTCAATTACTGacgtttttttttcttttttaatttaaaaaacaatttgttAAAGTGTCACTGGTTGacagtgttaatttcaggtgtacagcaaagcgattcagttatacatatatatatatatttttttaattcttttccattatgtgt
This Camelus bactrianus isolate YW-2024 breed Bactrian camel chromosome X, ASM4877302v1, whole genome shotgun sequence DNA region includes the following protein-coding sequences:
- the IL3RA gene encoding interleukin-3 receptor subunit alpha isoform X3 — its product is MGAAFAMAFLWLAVCLTPISCLLQMDQDPDPVIKNLRMDPERKRMSWDLHGNVSQIWCFVNSRRAHKARNNTYCKFAHIPCQATNYSVSVTQGPPFSGWIQHPKLEGKARAAAENLTCWVHDADLLTCTWAVGREAPRDTQYHLYLENLHSLQKWPCSQYRQDEWGTNVECRFDDLSVLSPELNRFSVNGSSRESPIPCSEITKTLHEIERLTAPTITSAWCNQTYSIVQWQVRSHFREDFEYELEMQQGAHLEHKQTEDNFLKLSNPGTYTVRIRARHTAMLAPSWGEWSVRERFVCGRAPLPVWLTSLLIALGTLLALALVLLLCRRYAVMQQLFPPIPHVKDPISDHLQNERMMAWEEEKQQECPVAEVQILGEN